The sequence below is a genomic window from Spiroplasma gladiatoris.
TTACTACTTGAAGAAAAAAACAAAGAGCAGCTGCTGGAGGAAGTAGTATTATTCAATTGATTGGAGGTATACATGAAGTTCATTATGTCTACATTCTTGCAGAACCAATAATGATTTTATCAACAATTTCTGGTGCATTCGCTTCATTAGCAATTGTTGCGTTATTTAATGGAGGAGCAATAGCGCCAATTTCACCAGGTAGTTTAATTTCTGTTATATCAATGTCTGGATCGGGTATGCGTATATTAATTAATATTTGTGCGGTTTTTGCTGGAGCATTAGTTTCATTTGGGGTTGCAAGCTTTATAATGATTTTTAAAAGAAAAAAACATTCAGAAGTACAAGAAATTGTTGTAACTGATGAAGGTATTGATTTTAATGAACAAGTAAAAAAAGATACAAAAGAATTTAACTTTAAAAATGCAAAATTATTGATGGTAGCTTGTGATGCTGGAGTTGGGTCTAGTGCTATGGCAGCAGGAATTTTAAAAAAATGAGTAACTAAAAATAATGTTAATATTGAAGTAAAAAATTGTGCTGTAAAAGATTTAACAACTGATGTAGATATTGTTGTTACTATGATAAATTTTAAAGAAGTTGCTATGGAAAGATCGCCAAATGCCTACATATATACTGTTAAACAATATTTAGGTAAAAATATATTTGATGATTTACAAACTAAATTATTAGAAGCTAAAGAAAAAAAGGATGAGTAAAATGAAATTAAAAGAAGAAAATATATTTTTAAACATTGATTTAAAAAACAAAGAAGAAGTTTTTGAGTTTTTAGAAGAAAAATTAATAAGCTTAAATCTAGGAAATAAAGAATTTATTGAATCGATGAAATCAAGAGATAAAAAAGCAAGTGTTGCTTTGGGAAATTATCTAGCTTTGCCACATTGCGAGTATGAATTTTCTAAAAAGATTAAAAAAAGTAATTTAATTATTATTAAACTAAAAGAAAAACTAATATGAGATGGTAGTGAAATACTATTTGTAATCTGTTTAATATCAAGTAATGATGAACAGATGGATATATTAGCAAATATTGGAATTAGTTTTTCAGATGATGATGAAGTATTGAATTTATTTAATACCGTTAAAGATGCTAAACAAATAATTGAATTTATCGAAGAGGAGGATTAAAAAATGAGTAGTATTGGAGTAATAGGTTTAGGAAAAATGGGTTTAGGATTATTACAAAATTTAAATAGAAATAATCATAAAGCTATCGGATTTGACAATAACAAAAAAACTTTAGAACAAGTTAGTAATATGAATTTAGAAGTTGTAGATTCTTTAAAAGAACTAGTTCAAAAATTACAAAAACCAAGAGTGGTAATTTCAATTATTACTGCAGGTAAGCCTACGAGTGATGTTTTTAACGAAGTAGTTGATTTACTAGAACCAGGAGATTTCTTTGTTGATGCTGCAAACTCTTTTTATAAAGATTCAATAGCAAAATACCAAGTAGCAAAAACAAAAAACATTAATTTTATTGATGCTGGAGTAAGTGGTGGCCCAAAAGGGGCTTTAAACGGTGCTTGTATAATGGCTGGAGGTGATAAAGTTGAAGTCAATTACTTAAAAAGTATGTTTACAGATATATGTGTAGAAAATGGTTTTTTACACACTGGAGATGTGGGAAGTGGGCATTTTGCAAAAATGGTTCACAATGGAATTGAATATGGAATGATGCAAGCGATTGCTGAAGGGTATAATGTATTAGAAAATTCTCAATTTAATTATAATTATAGTGAAATCTCAAAATTGTGAAATAATGGTAGTGTTATTAGAAGCTGATTAGTTGAATTAATGATTGATGTTTTTAGCGAAGATCCTAAACTAGATAATTTTACAGATATAATGAATATGAATGGTGAAGGACTTTGAACTTTAAATGAAGCATTGCAACAAGGAACTCCAGCCCCGGTAATTGCTTTATCTGTTATGATGCGTCAAGCCAGTTTAATTGATAATAGTTTTTCTGGTAAAGTAGTTTCTGCACTACGTAATAAATTCGGTGGACATGAAGTTTCTAAAAAATAATTTTTTGAGTAATCAATAATATTATTGATTATTTTTTTGACTTCTATTATAAAATACTTGTATAAGAAAGATGGGTGAAAAATATGATAACACCAAATATTGAAAATAACATCAATGCTAATGCAAATAAAAAACCACAAAGAAATGCTTTTGGAACATTTATTTGATACGCATCATTTATACTTTTATTACCTGTATTTTTACATATAGGTAACATCAACTCTTTAAGAAGAATAAATGTTAAAGTTAGTGAAGCTG
It includes:
- a CDS encoding PTS sugar transporter subunit IIA translates to MKLKEENIFLNIDLKNKEEVFEFLEEKLISLNLGNKEFIESMKSRDKKASVALGNYLALPHCEYEFSKKIKKSNLIIIKLKEKLIWDGSEILFVICLISSNDEQMDILANIGISFSDDDEVLNLFNTVKDAKQIIEFIEEED
- the gnd gene encoding phosphogluconate dehydrogenase (NAD(+)-dependent, decarboxylating), with amino-acid sequence MSSIGVIGLGKMGLGLLQNLNRNNHKAIGFDNNKKTLEQVSNMNLEVVDSLKELVQKLQKPRVVISIITAGKPTSDVFNEVVDLLEPGDFFVDAANSFYKDSIAKYQVAKTKNINFIDAGVSGGPKGALNGACIMAGGDKVEVNYLKSMFTDICVENGFLHTGDVGSGHFAKMVHNGIEYGMMQAIAEGYNVLENSQFNYNYSEISKLWNNGSVIRSWLVELMIDVFSEDPKLDNFTDIMNMNGEGLWTLNEALQQGTPAPVIALSVMMRQASLIDNSFSGKVVSALRNKFGGHEVSKK